A part of Myxococcus landrumus genomic DNA contains:
- a CDS encoding sigma-70 family RNA polymerase sigma factor has protein sequence MDERNLSAEDFQTHRAHLRGVAYRMLGSLSEAEDAVQEAWLHHSRADTREVTNPRGWLTTVVARVCLDFLRTRKSRREEPEDEQGAEPFATRTDGSTPEQEALMADSVGFALLVVLDALNPSERIAFVLHDLFSMSFDEIAPIVGRNAAATRQLASRARRRVHGAALSPDADLSRQREVVSAFLAATRGGDLDALLAVLDPDVVARTDMRLPTGAPKEVHGASNVASQARLHAARARVSQVALVDGQVALVVAPRGRLHSVLFFTVVEGRIRTLDTVFNPTALGQMEVAVFPA, from the coding sequence ATGGACGAAAGAAATCTCAGCGCAGAGGACTTCCAGACGCACCGGGCCCATCTGCGGGGCGTGGCCTACCGGATGCTCGGCTCCCTGAGCGAGGCGGAGGACGCGGTCCAGGAGGCCTGGCTCCATCACAGCCGCGCGGACACGCGCGAGGTGACCAACCCCCGGGGCTGGCTGACCACCGTCGTCGCGCGGGTGTGCCTGGACTTCCTTCGCACCCGCAAGTCGCGGCGCGAGGAGCCCGAGGACGAGCAGGGCGCAGAGCCATTCGCCACCCGCACGGATGGGAGCACGCCCGAACAGGAGGCCCTCATGGCGGACTCCGTGGGGTTCGCGCTGCTCGTGGTGCTCGACGCGCTCAACCCTTCCGAGCGCATCGCCTTCGTGCTGCACGACCTGTTCTCCATGTCCTTCGACGAGATTGCCCCCATCGTCGGGCGCAACGCGGCGGCCACGCGGCAGCTCGCCAGCCGCGCGCGCCGCCGGGTCCACGGCGCGGCCCTCTCACCGGACGCGGACCTCTCCCGGCAGCGCGAGGTCGTCAGCGCGTTCCTCGCCGCCACGCGAGGCGGGGACCTCGACGCGCTGCTCGCCGTGCTGGACCCGGACGTCGTGGCCCGGACCGACATGCGGCTGCCGACAGGCGCCCCCAAGGAGGTCCACGGCGCGAGCAACGTGGCCAGCCAGGCGCGTCTCCACGCGGCTCGTGCCCGTGTCTCTCAAGTCGCGCTCGTCGATGGCCAGGTGGCGCTCGTCGTCGCGCCGCGAGGCCGGCTGCACTCCGTGCTGTTCTTCACCGTCGTGGAGGGGCGCATCCGCACGCTCGACACGGTCTTCAACCCCACGGCCCTGGGT
- a CDS encoding carboxymuconolactone decarboxylase family protein has translation MNSRMKNPAMVVPGAMAALQSLGAVVFKGGAPKKTLELMNLRASQINGCGVCVDMHARMARKSGETEDRLFAVAAWRDVPYFTDAERAALALTEYVTRLSDKSDPVPDDIWNEAARYYDEQALAALVMSIAMVNLWNRLNATTRQVADPHARW, from the coding sequence ATGAACTCCCGAATGAAGAACCCCGCGATGGTTGTCCCCGGTGCCATGGCCGCCCTGCAGTCCTTGGGCGCCGTCGTATTCAAGGGGGGTGCTCCGAAGAAGACGCTCGAGCTGATGAACCTGCGCGCCAGTCAAATCAACGGCTGCGGCGTGTGCGTGGACATGCACGCGCGGATGGCGAGGAAGTCGGGTGAGACGGAGGACCGCCTCTTCGCGGTGGCCGCGTGGAGGGATGTGCCCTACTTCACCGACGCCGAGCGCGCCGCGCTGGCGCTCACCGAGTACGTCACTCGCCTCAGCGACAAGTCCGACCCCGTCCCCGACGACATCTGGAACGAGGCCGCGCGGTACTACGACGAGCAGGCCCTGGCGGCCCTGGTCATGTCCATCGCGATGGTCAACCTCTGGAACCGGCTCAACGCGACGACGCGCCAGGTCGCCGACCCTCACGCCCGTTGGTAG
- a CDS encoding helix-turn-helix transcriptional regulator has translation MNQDWEPPCTLRLLVKTPELLVGEWTCDGGPRMRWREHARYLEADLLQTGTHLRTHGSRRSVVDPATAALNTPGNEYWMETPSERPQRGTLLLLRGALAEEWTPREGSHTCQVSASAARLHVQLLRDPDPFAREETALALVHQLHAEERAPSRKPRVLSPAWRQLAEELQHLMATCFTERLTVGALAEAAKTSPFHASRVFRAVTGETLHTHLTRLRLRAALFELEHAAGRITDVALAMGFSSHSHFTHAFRREFGCPPSVMARHTGLLPTNGREGRRPGASSR, from the coding sequence ATGAACCAGGACTGGGAGCCGCCGTGCACGCTCCGTCTGCTCGTCAAGACTCCCGAGCTGTTGGTGGGAGAATGGACGTGTGACGGCGGGCCGCGCATGCGGTGGCGCGAGCACGCTCGTTACCTGGAGGCGGACCTGCTTCAGACGGGCACCCACCTGCGCACGCATGGCAGCCGGCGCAGCGTGGTGGACCCGGCGACGGCCGCGCTCAACACGCCAGGCAACGAGTACTGGATGGAGACTCCGTCGGAGCGGCCCCAGCGCGGCACCTTGCTGTTGTTGAGGGGCGCTCTGGCGGAGGAGTGGACCCCTCGTGAGGGCTCCCACACCTGTCAGGTGTCCGCGAGCGCCGCGCGCCTTCACGTCCAACTGCTCCGCGACCCGGACCCCTTTGCTCGCGAGGAGACGGCGCTGGCCCTGGTCCACCAGCTCCACGCGGAGGAGCGTGCGCCTTCACGCAAGCCGCGAGTCCTCTCTCCCGCCTGGCGTCAGCTCGCCGAGGAGCTCCAGCACCTCATGGCCACCTGCTTCACGGAGCGGCTGACGGTGGGGGCGTTGGCGGAAGCGGCGAAGACCTCGCCCTTCCATGCCAGCCGTGTCTTCCGCGCGGTGACGGGGGAGACGCTGCACACGCACCTCACGCGCCTGAGACTCCGCGCCGCCCTCTTCGAGCTGGAGCACGCCGCGGGCCGCATCACCGACGTCGCGCTCGCGATGGGCTTCTCCTCGCACAGCCACTTCACCCACGCCTTCCGGCGCGAGTTCGGCTGTCCGCCGTCGGTGATGGCGCGGCACACAGGCCTATTGCCTACCAACGGGCGTGAGGGTCGGCGACCTGGCGCGTCGTCGCGTTGA
- a CDS encoding DHCW motif cupin fold protein produces the protein MKISSIPFCTTDWSAIQSTEHPGDTGKAFWRTLQLGDIRVRLVEYTPGYVANHWCARGHILLVLEGTLLTELKDGRRFELGPMMSYQVADADGEHRSST, from the coding sequence CTGAAGATCTCGAGCATTCCCTTCTGCACCACGGATTGGAGCGCCATCCAGTCCACCGAGCACCCGGGAGATACAGGCAAGGCGTTCTGGCGGACGCTCCAACTGGGAGACATCCGGGTCCGGCTCGTCGAGTACACACCGGGATACGTGGCGAACCACTGGTGCGCCCGAGGACACATCCTCCTCGTGTTGGAGGGGACGCTGCTTACGGAGCTGAAGGACGGCCGGCGCTTCGAGTTGGGGCCGATGATGAGCTATCAGGTCGCGGATGCCGACGGGGAGCATCGCTCGTCGACCTAG
- the gcvA gene encoding transcriptional regulator GcvA, which yields MRRIPPLGALRAFEAGARHLSFTRAATELRVTQAAISHQVRQLEDWLGVSLFERRGHALTLTRKGLEYLRELTPVFERLSEATTRLSEAEQGPLRLTVLPSFASCWLLPRLEGFRALHPGVELHLTSAAELWDFLDDRFDIGIRSGLGRWTGLKAEPLASEGLSPVCSPAVAKKLRSPSDLVKVRLIHDTPKDGWRRWLDAAGVKGVDADKGLTFNDAGLVLQAARQGDGVALGRLLLAADDLKAGRLVQPFPKVLPNDFGYWVAHPRPLSSRKDVVLFKDWLLAEARVTSRAVGLPARE from the coding sequence ATGCGTCGCATTCCACCGCTGGGCGCTCTTCGTGCGTTCGAGGCGGGAGCGAGACACCTGAGCTTCACCCGCGCCGCCACGGAGCTGCGCGTCACCCAGGCGGCCATCAGCCATCAAGTCCGCCAGCTCGAGGACTGGCTCGGCGTCTCCTTGTTCGAGCGCCGTGGTCACGCGCTGACGTTGACCCGCAAGGGCTTGGAGTACCTGCGAGAGCTGACGCCTGTGTTCGAGCGGCTCTCCGAGGCGACCACCCGCCTGTCCGAAGCCGAGCAGGGCCCCTTGCGTCTCACGGTGCTGCCGTCGTTCGCCTCCTGCTGGCTCCTGCCGCGACTGGAGGGCTTCCGCGCACTCCATCCAGGGGTGGAGCTCCACCTGACGAGCGCGGCGGAGCTATGGGACTTCCTGGACGACCGCTTCGACATCGGCATCCGCTCGGGGCTGGGTCGGTGGACGGGGCTCAAGGCGGAGCCGCTCGCCTCGGAGGGGCTGAGCCCGGTGTGCAGCCCGGCGGTCGCGAAGAAGCTGCGCTCGCCCTCGGACCTGGTGAAGGTCCGGCTCATCCACGACACGCCGAAGGATGGGTGGCGCCGTTGGTTGGATGCCGCGGGAGTGAAGGGTGTGGATGCCGACAAGGGCCTCACGTTCAACGACGCGGGCCTCGTGCTCCAGGCCGCGCGGCAAGGAGATGGCGTGGCGCTGGGGCGGCTGCTGCTCGCCGCCGATGACTTGAAGGCCGGACGACTGGTCCAGCCTTTCCCGAAGGTGCTCCCCAACGACTTCGGCTATTGGGTCGCCCACCCTCGGCCGCTGTCGAGCCGCAAGGACGTGGTCCTGTTCAAGGACTGGCTGCTCGCCGAGGCCCGGGTCACGTCCCGTGCAGTGGGATTGCCGGCCCGGGAGTAG
- a CDS encoding LysE family translocator, with protein sequence MIPAEVWVMFLGYTVPMVFSPGPGNTVLATAGGRFGIRGSLPFWLGFEVANVALCIIYGLGLGSVLQEIPALHQVLRVCSVVYLLYLAWGFLRSARAPAGGHEEPVEKLGFIEGLLAVAFNPKIHSMILVMFSQFLNPTQGTLSQAALLTVAFLGVCVVCHFPWLYGGKVILGRFRSEKALRIQGWTFGACMVGVAAYVAFA encoded by the coding sequence ATGATTCCCGCTGAAGTCTGGGTGATGTTCCTGGGGTACACAGTCCCGATGGTGTTCAGCCCGGGGCCCGGCAACACGGTGCTCGCCACCGCGGGCGGACGGTTCGGCATCCGAGGCTCCCTGCCGTTCTGGCTGGGCTTCGAGGTCGCCAACGTCGCGCTGTGCATCATCTACGGACTGGGGCTGGGGAGCGTGCTCCAGGAGATTCCCGCGCTGCACCAGGTGCTCCGCGTGTGCAGCGTCGTGTACCTGCTCTATCTCGCGTGGGGGTTTCTCCGGTCCGCTCGTGCTCCGGCGGGCGGACACGAGGAGCCCGTGGAGAAGCTGGGGTTCATCGAGGGGCTGCTCGCCGTGGCCTTCAACCCGAAGATCCACTCGATGATTCTGGTGATGTTCTCCCAGTTCCTCAATCCGACGCAGGGGACCCTCTCGCAAGCCGCGCTGCTCACAGTGGCGTTCCTGGGCGTCTGCGTGGTGTGCCACTTCCCCTGGCTCTATGGGGGCAAGGTCATCCTGGGGCGCTTCCGCTCCGAGAAGGCCCTGCGCATCCAGGGCTGGACGTTCGGGGCGTGCATGGTCGGCGTCGCCGCCTATGTGGCCTTCGCGTAG